GCGACCGGCTTGGCCGCTTTCGCCAAGCCGCCGCGGCCGCGCGAGGCGTGGCCGATCGCGTCCGCCGCCCGGCCCGGCGAGGTCGCGCTTCTCCCGCTTCCCGCGGAACTGCTCGCGCCGCTCGGGCGGTCGCGGCGCGATCTGCTCGTCTTGGCCGGCGACCGGCTCGTTCCGGCCGAGCGGTCGGAGGCGGACGTGCCGAGCGCCGTGGGCGCGGCGGCGACGGTGAGCGCGGGGGGACGGGCGGAGATCTTGCGGCTCGGCGACGACCGCACCCTGATCGCGCAGCTCGAGCTGACCGCCCCGTCCGGCTCGTCGGGAACGGTCGAGGTGCGTTATCGCGACGAGGCCCGGCTCGGCGCGCCGACGGGGCGGAGTTTCGCTGGCGGGGCGTCCTGGCGCTGCGGCGCGTCCCCGTGCGCGGCGTTCGTCGATCTCGATCCGCCGCCGGGAACGGCGGCGATCGAGGTCGCGGCGCAGGGAGACGGCGCCCCGGTCCTGAGCGCGCGGCTCTGGCGGCGCGACGCCTCGCTGCTCTTCGTCTGGCCCGCGGAAGGGAACGTGCGTCTCGCCTCCGGGCTCGAGCGGCCGCCTTCCGGCGCGGCCGACTCTTCCGCAGTGAGGCGGGCGTTGGCGGGGCGGCCGACGGTCGCGGCGACGCTCGACTTGGCGCCGTCGAAGCGGGCCGCGGAGAGCGGCGCGCGCGTCGGCCGCTTGGCGCTCGTCGCCGCGCTCGCGCTCGCCGGAGCGGCGCTGCTCGTCGTTCTTCTCCGCGCGATGCGCAAGACGTCTTGACCGTTTCGTGAACGAACGCCTCGCCGACGCGCGGCGGTTACAAAGAAAGCGTTCTTGATAAATGGCGCAAATCGCCCCGACTGACGCGAAGCGGAGCCTTGTCGGGGATTAGGTCCGCGGCCCGGCCGACGGCCGCCCAGGCGGGACTTCGATCGTCGCCGGGTTGTTTTGCGCTGGTAAATCAGCGTCGCGGCGCTCTGTTGCCTTGGCCTTATCAAGAAGTTATCGTGGCCTCCGGAATCGCCGAGGAAGGGCGGCGGTTCCCTCGAACGCAACGGCAGGCCGCAGAGGGGTCGTCCCCGCGGCCCGGTCCGTTGCGTCCGCTATCTTCCCGTCTGGAACGGAAAAATGTCGGCATCCGATCGTTCTGTCCCCGGCGAGGGCGGGGCGTCCCCGGCGAAGTCGAAGAAGGCGCCTCCGGAGATCTTCGTCCGGGTTTCTTGGTGCAAGGGCTGCGGTCTCTGCGTGGACTACTGCCCGCGCGGCGTGATCAAGATGGAAAACGGCGTCCCCGCGGTCGTCGAGGCGGAGAAGTGCACGCGCTGCCTGCAGTGCGAGGCGATCTGCCCGGACTTCGCGATCGAGATCCGGGACGCCGAGAAGGGGGCCTGAGGCGATGGCCGCGAGCAACGTGAAAGTCATGTCGGGCAACGAGGCGGTCGCCTACGGGGCGATGGCCGCGGGCCTCGGTTTCTTCGCCGGCTACCCGATCACCCCGTCGTCGGAGATCGCCGAAGAGTTGTCGGCGCTCCTCCCGCAGTCCGGCGGCCGGTTCATTCAGATGGAGGACGAGATCTCCGCGATGGGCGCGGTGATCGGCGCCTCCCTCGCCGGCGCCAAGGCGCTCACCGCGACCTCCGGCCCCGGCTTCTCGCTCAAGCAGGAGAACATCGGCTTCGCCTGCATCGCCGAAGTGCCGTGCGTGATCGTGAACGTGATGCGCGGCGGCCCGAGCACCGGGATGCCGACGATGCCGGCGCAGGGGGACGTCATGCAGGCCCGCTGGGGCACGCACGGCGACCACCCGATCATCGTCCTCTCGCCGAACTCGGTGCGCGAGAGCTACGACATGACCGTGCGCGCCTTCAATCTCTCGGAGAAGCTGCGCATCCCGGTCATCCTGCTGATGGACGAGATCATCGCCCACGTCAACGAGAAGGTGACGCTGCCGGAGCGGGTCGAGGTCGT
The bacterium DNA segment above includes these coding regions:
- a CDS encoding 2-oxoacid:acceptor oxidoreductase subunit alpha; this translates as MAASNVKVMSGNEAVAYGAMAAGLGFFAGYPITPSSEIAEELSALLPQSGGRFIQMEDEISAMGAVIGASLAGAKALTATSGPGFSLKQENIGFACIAEVPCVIVNVMRGGPSTGMPTMPAQGDVMQARWGTHGDHPIIVLSPNSVRESYDMTVRAFNLSEKLRIPVILLMDEIIAHVNEKVTLPERVEVVDRKKPDAAPGTFKPYQHTDDMVPPMAAYGDGHRFHVTGLHHDETGFPTNSPKEIERLNLRLNGKLVRYRAEIVEVVREQCDDAEIGVLAYGATARAAAHAVREARAKGIKVGLLRPRTLWPLADREIRAFAEQVKTIIVPEMNFGQYAHEVEWAAAGACAVAPLTRVDGQPISPGQLLEAIERAARG
- a CDS encoding 4Fe-4S binding protein, with amino-acid sequence MSASDRSVPGEGGASPAKSKKAPPEIFVRVSWCKGCGLCVDYCPRGVIKMENGVPAVVEAEKCTRCLQCEAICPDFAIEIRDAEKGA